One region of Drosophila teissieri strain GT53w chromosome 2L, Prin_Dtei_1.1, whole genome shotgun sequence genomic DNA includes:
- the LOC122611458 gene encoding uncharacterized protein LOC122611458, whose translation MADFPTCVSASQRELAHLTEQERLTAQLKVKERKKAARAKPKKILGGLLMLNHLKMWHQHRERIKGAISTVDAEAPNFQAARITGVNNLRDEAQIFMKRTKANIQLLVEISRTMRTHGAINPFRYDMVHATSSIPMTLLTLEKLERENREFGRRILEVNSEVDSGLSDKRMREARNPAPAAPLELPSQAMAKYEAFNIPLPKSDAELRRLFRPRVYFDIYLKDARPLGRIVVQLYTEAAPLVVLQLIKSCMCNQHSKFMVKRLFPNLWLETDLLLSADSLLHQPLEYDAKVIDHGASTNVLSFSKAYVTGFTHHLSFAISFKPLTVVNGSRVGFGRIVKGSKICECIQSYGTKNGKLSRGLLFTSCGLL comes from the coding sequence ATGGCTGATTTTCCGACCTGTGTGTCTGCGTCGCAGCGCGAGTTGGCTCACCTCACGGAGCAGGAGCGCCTGACCGCCCAGCTGAAGGTGAAAGAGCGCAAAAAGGCTGCCAGGGCCAAGCCGAAGAAGATCCTGGGCGGCCTCCTGATGTTAAATCACTTGAAGATGTGGCATCAGCATCGTGAGCGGATCAAGGGGGCGATCAGCACGGTGGACGCCGAAGCGCCCAACTTTCAGGCGGCCCGCATCACCGGGGTGAACAACCTCCGAGACGAAGCGCAGATCTTCATGAAGCGCACCAAGGCCAACATCCAACTGCTGGTGGAGATCTCGCGGACGATGCGCACCCACGGAGCCATCAATCCCTTTCGCTACGATATGGTGCACGCCACCTCCAGCATTCCCATGACCCTGCTCACACTCGAAAAACTGGAGCGCGAAAACCGCGAGTTTGGCCGACGTATTCTGGAGGTAAACAGCGAGGTGGACTCCGGTCTGTCGGACAAGCGGATGCGGGAAGCCAGGAACCCAGCGCCCGCCGCTCCACTGGAGTTGCCGTCCCAGGCGATGGCCAAGTACGAGGCCTTCAACATCCCGCTGCCCAAATCGGACGCCGAGTTACGCCGCCTCTTCCGACCGCGTGTCTACTTTGACATATATCTCAAGGATGCACGACCTCTGGGCAGGATTGTGGTCCAGCTGTACACAGAGGCTGCTccgctggtggtgctgcagcTGATCAAGTCGTGCATGTGCAATCAACACTCCAAGTTTATGGTCAAACGACTGTTCCCCAATCTGTGGCTGGAAACCGATTTGCTGCTGTCGGCGGACTCGCTGCTCCATCAGCCATTGGAGTACGACGCCAAAGTTATTGACCACGGGGCCTCCACGAACGTATTATCCTTCAGCAAGGCTTATGTCACAGGATTCACCCACCACCTGTCCTTTGCCATCTCGTTCAAGCCGCTTACCGTTGTCAATGGATCCCGTGTGGGATTCGGGCGGATTGTGAAGGGCAGCAAGATATGCGAGTGCATTCAGAGTTACGGCACTAAGAACGGAAAGCTCAGCCGGGGTCTGCTTTTTACCAGCTGCGGATTGCTGTAG